The nucleotide window GGGTGACTGGATTGTCATGTTCAGATCAGCGCTTGCGTGGGCTTGAGTTCGACGGTGATTGGCGAGAGTCGGTTGAAAAATGCTGCGGCGTTGTAGGTGAGAAGCACGCGTCGCGGGGCGAAGCTCGTGCACCGTCGCGCACGCTGAACTTTGTTTCGTGTTACAAAATCAAGGCTCGCCGGCGCGTGCCGATTTATGCAACGACACAGCCGCAGTCATTCCGGGTTCATCCACAGCGGAAAGATCCATGTCCAGAGATTCGTTGATGCGCGCCGCACGGCGCTTGAGCCAGCCTGAGTGGATCGTCGCCGTCGTGGCCGCGGCGCTGACCGCCTGTGCGCCGATGCCGCCGGCCACCAGCCAGGCCGCAGGTCAGCCCGCTGTTATTCAGCCCGCTGTTCAGCCCACCAGCCGGGCCGACGCGCAAGCCACCGCACGCCCGGCCGACGGCCCGCTGCCAGTGCCGCCGAACCTCGTCGCGTTGGCGCAGCCGGCCGGCCAGAAGCGGCTGACGAGCGCCGCGTCCAACCAGTCGTACTGGCCGCTCTCACAGTATTTCGAAACCCAGCGCAACGAAGCCTACTGCTCCGTCGCGACCTCGGTCATGGCGCTCAACGCATTGGGCATCCGCCGGCCGCAGTCGTCCCAGTACCCCGACTTCCCGTTTTTTTCGCAGGAAGATTTCTTTCATGGCATCGATCCACAGGTGGCCAACGCCGCGCGGGTCTCGCAAGAGGGCATGACGCTCGATCAGCTCAGCAGCGCACTGAATGCCTTTCCGGTCGATGTCAGGAAATACCACGCGGCGGACCTGTCGCTCGGCCAGTTTCGCGATCTCGTGCGCGCGACCACGGGCCACGACGATCGCTTCGTGCTGTTGAATTTCAGGCGGGTGGAAATCGGCGAGACGGGAGGCGGACACTGGTCGCCGCTCGCCGCCTACGACTCGGCGAGCGACAGCGCGTTGCTGCTCGACGTGGCGCGCTACAAATATCCGGCCGTGTGGGTGCCGGTCGCGCAGTTGTACGCGGGTGCGCTGGCGGTGGATAGCGTGAGCGGAATTTCACGCGGCATCGTGATCATCGGCAAGCGGCCGAACTGACGCCTGCATGGCGAGGCGGCCGCGACACGCAATCGCACGACGAGAGGCGGCATACGCGAGTGCGGCTGCAGCGAACGGGCGCCTGCACGAACTTGATCGAACGCGCGTCAATCGTCCGGGTTACGCCATTCGGTCAGTCCTTCGCGCGCATTCAATTCGATGAATGACGGCCGCGCACGTAGCTTTTGAATATAGCGGGCAAGATTCGGCCAGCCGAGCGCGGAGCGCGGCATGTTGCGGGTCCAGCGCATCAACATGACGGCCAGGAAGTCGGCGGTGCTGAGCCTGTCGCCGATCAGATAGTCATGGCTTTCGCCGAGATGGGCATCGAGCTTGTCCCACGCTCCTTCGAGCCGACGGCACGCGAGCGCGCGAACCGCTTCGGCGCCGGCAGGGTCGCCGTCGGAGTCCGCATAGAACCAGTCGCGCATGGCGGGCAGAATCGTGTTGGCGAGATAGACCATCATTTCGAACCACGCGGCGCGATCGACGGAGTTCGGCTCGGGGGCGAGCGCGGCATCGGGATGCCGCTCGGCCAGCAGCATCAGCAGCGCGGCCGATTCGTGGCGCGCCGCGCCGTCGACCATCAGCGTGGGGACGCGTCCCGAAGGATTGAGCCGCAGATACGCCGGGTCGTGCTGCCGCCCCGCGTCGATGTCGATCAATCGGGCGTCGAACGCGACGCCCAGTTCTATCAGCATCCAGTGCACGGCCATGCTCGCCGCGCCGGGTGAATAGTAAAGCACGTAAGGGGTGGAATCGCTGTGCATAGGGTTGATGTCCAGTTTCGATCCGGCGGACAGTCTACCGCCGTTTCCGGTGCATGCCCATGCGCAAACGCGAAGGGAGCGCGGCGAGGGCGATGGTCAGAGCGCGCCGTCTATCCCCACGCCGCATTCTGCAAAACGATCCGATACCCGTCCGGATCTTCGAACGTTTTGCCCTGACGGTCCCAGTAAGGATTCTCCGATTCGCACGCCGTCACGCCGAGCGCTTCGAGCCGTTCGACGGCCGCACTCCATGCATCGCGTTCGGGAAGATAAAGCACGAGAAGGTGCTCGGTGGTCGGCGCCCGGTCGACAGTCACGCCGTGTTGGTGGGTGAACTCGATGTGCCACGGGCAGTCCCGCCGCCCGACGATCACGCCGTCGAAGCCGTCGTGATTCTCGAAGCGTGCCAGGACTTCGAAACCCAATCCCCGAGTATAGAAATCGGCGACCTTGTGCAGATCGTTAGTAGGACGGGCGACTCGGAGAACGGGCGGCTGCATCGGCAACTCCACGACACGTTGAGATGCCGCATAGCATAGCGCGCCGCGGCAACGTGCCCGTCATGAAACGTTTTCTCATTCGTGTGCGGATTTGACTTTCGATCCCAGCCGCTGACGCGGCGCATAAAAAAGGGCTGCCACCGAAGCGGCAACCCCTTCATCCACTTCCCAAAAGAAGAAAGCCCGAGTTAATTCACCGACGCTTGCGTCTGCTCGACCGGCCGCGGCTGCGTCACCGCGCTCACCGCCGCGAAGACGATGATATTCACCGCCAGCGCGAGGAAGCCGATATTGATGTCCTTCAGCGCATCGGGCAGGAACGGCATCAGCTGACCGATGCTCAGGTGCATGGTGGTCGTCACCGCCACCACCGCCACGCCGGCCAGAATCCCGCAAAATGCGCCTTGTTTGGTCGCGCGGTTATTCGGACGCAGGCTGCAGATCACGGCCGGGAAAAGCTGGGTCACGAAGCTGTAACCCATCAGCAGCAACGCCACGATGGTTTCACCGCCTTGCAGCGTGAAGCCGACCGCGACCAGCGCCACCACCGGCACGAGAATACGCGCGAGCTTCGCCACCGTGGCGTCCGACGCGTTGCGGCTCACCATGCCGCGATACACGTCGTTGGCGAGCAGCGTCGACGCGGAGGTCAGGATCATCGAGCCCGGCACCAGCGCGGTCAGGATGCCGGCCGCACCGATCACGCCGACGAACCATGGGTCGAAGGTCTGCAACGACAGGCGGAACAGCGACAGATCGATATCGCCGCCCTTCAGACCCGGCACCTTCAGCGTCGCCGCGAAGCCCACGAAGAACACGAACAGCAGAATCAGCTGGTACAGCGGCAGCACCATCGCATTGCGGCGGAAAATGCGTTCGTCCTTCGCGGTGAAAATCGAACCGAAGGTGTGCGGCCACATGAAGAAGCCCAACGCCGTCAGCAGCACGGTCGACTGGAACCACGTCACGCTCGAGCCCTTGGCCGGGAAAGTCAGGAAGCCGGGGCGCGCGGCGTCGATCGCGCGGAACATGTCGCTGAAGCCGTTGTAGTAGTGCAGCGGCAGATAGATGCCGAGGAACAGCACGATCGCGAGAATCAGCAGATCCTTGACCACCGAATTCCACGCCGAGCCGCGCACGCCGGAGACGATCACATAGGCAGTCACGACACAGGCGCCGATCCACACGGCCGCCGTCGATGAAATCGCGCCGTACGAGGCCGTCGCCACGATGATGCCCAGCCCCTTTAGTTGCAGCACGAGGTAGGGAATCAGCGCGGCCACGCCGACCAGCGCGACGAGCGTGCCGAGCGCCGGGCTGTCGTATTTGCGCGTGAAGAAGTGCGGCTGCGAGACGAGGCGGTGATTCTTTGCATAACGCCAGATCGGCGGCAGCATCCAGTACGAAAGGATGTACGCGAGCGTGCCGTACGCCAGGATGTAGTAGACCGGCGCGCCCTTGCCATAAGCAAAGCCGCTGCCGCCGAGGAAGGTGAAGGTCGTGTAGATTTCACCTGCCATCAGCAGGAACACGAAGGCGGTGCCGAAGCTGCGTCCGCCCACGGTCCATTGCTCGAGACTCATGTCGTGGCCGCGCTTGGCGCGCACGCCCAGGTAAAGCGCAAACAGCGTAATCGCAGCAATGATGATGAGTGCGCTCATGAACTAGCCTCCTCGCCATCGGCGGCGAGCTGACGGTTGGACGGATCCAGACGGTAGACGATCGCCATGATGATCGAACTGAGCACCACCCACATGACGATCCAGGCCAGCACGAACGGCATGCCGAGCATCAGCGGCTCGACACGATTCACAAACGGAACACCGAGCAGAATGCCGATGAACGGCAGCGCGGCAAGTACACGAAGCAACATGGGGGCAGCTCCTCGAACCGGTAAGTACGTCTCGTTGAAAGTGCGGCTTCGCTGGGGACTGTATGCCGGATACTTTGGTCCCGTAAAGCAGGTCAAAAAAGTGTAGGCTTTCTGAAAGTTGCGGGCGCATCATGTACGGGGTCGGTTGCTGCGCTGCAAGGCGGTGCGCGCAGCGTGGCGCGCCGCGGGCGTGCCCTGTGGCGCCAGCTTTTTTACGGCTTGGGTTGGCGCGCCGCGATATCATCTCGCCACGCAATGCGGGCATCATCTGGATCGCCGGAGAGAGTCCGGTTTCATCAACATGGCGCGCATGCCGGGTGTGCAGTGGAGTGACCCGAACCGCCGCTCGACACGGAACGCATATGGTCGAAAGTCTGATCTCGGACATTCTGTTTGGCTTTACCGGGCTGATCAGCATCATCAACCCGATCGGCATTGCGTTCGTCTTCCTGGACCGGACCGCTTCATTGACCACGGAAGAGCGCACCGCGCTGGCCCGCAAAATCGCCATCAATGTGATGTGCGTGCTGCTGGTGGCGTTTTTCATCGGTACGCCGATCCTGCATTTCTTCGGCATCTCCATAGAGGCGTTGCGTATCGGCGGCGGGCTCGCCGTCGCCGTGGGCGGCTGGCAGATGCTCAACGCGCCCGACACGCAGCCGGCCGAGCAGCCGGCGGTCAAGCGGGTGGATGCGGACAATGCGATGTCGAAGGCGTTTTTTCCGTTCACCATTCCGCTGACCACCGGGCCGGGCTCGATTGCCACCGCCGTCGCGCTGACGGCGAACCGCACGCATAAGCTTTCCGAGTTTGTGATTTCGAGCATCGCGTCGGTGGTGATCTCGCTGGCGGTGGCTGTCACGGTTTACCTGGTCTACAGCCGCGCGGTGATTTTCGCCAGGTACCTCGGCGTGGAAGGCACCAAGGTCGCTATGCGTGTATCTTCCTTTCTGCTGCTGTGCATCGGCGTGCAGATCATGTTGACCGGCTTCTCCGAATTCCTGATTCCGATCGCCACGATGCAGCCGGTAGTCAAATAACCGCGCGACAGGAGAGAACCTCATGTGCCGTTGGCTCGCTTATACAGGCAACCCGATTCAACTCGAAACGGTGCTGTTCAATGCCAGACACTCGTTGATCGACCAGAGTCTGCATTCGCGGCTCGGCCAGACCACCACCAACGGCGACGGCTTCGGCATCGGCTGGTACGGCCATCCGACCGACATCCCGTTTCGCTACCGCTGCATCCAGCCGGCGTGGAGCGACCGCAATCTGCGTGAAGCCGCCCGCGCGATCCGCGCGCCGCTGTTCGTCGCGCACATCCGCGCGGCAACGGATACGCCGTCGCAGGAAACCAACTGTCATCCGTTCCGTTATGGCCGCTGGCTCTTCGCGCATAACGGCCTGATACGCAACTATCCGTCCGTGCGCCGCGATCTGATGGTGGCCATCGACCCCGAGCTGTTCCCGTCCATCGAAGGCTCGACCGACTCCGAGGTGATGTTTTTCCTCGCGCTCACCTTCGGCCTGGAGCTGGCGCCGGTCACCGCGCTCGAGCGGATGGTGGCCTTTGTCGAGGAAACCGCCCACAAGCATGGCGTGGATGAA belongs to Paraburkholderia sp. FT54 and includes:
- a CDS encoding MarC family protein — protein: MVESLISDILFGFTGLISIINPIGIAFVFLDRTASLTTEERTALARKIAINVMCVLLVAFFIGTPILHFFGISIEALRIGGGLAVAVGGWQMLNAPDTQPAEQPAVKRVDADNAMSKAFFPFTIPLTTGPGSIATAVALTANRTHKLSEFVISSIASVVISLAVAVTVYLVYSRAVIFARYLGVEGTKVAMRVSSFLLLCIGVQIMLTGFSEFLIPIATMQPVVK
- a CDS encoding sodium:solute symporter; translated protein: MSALIIIAAITLFALYLGVRAKRGHDMSLEQWTVGGRSFGTAFVFLLMAGEIYTTFTFLGGSGFAYGKGAPVYYILAYGTLAYILSYWMLPPIWRYAKNHRLVSQPHFFTRKYDSPALGTLVALVGVAALIPYLVLQLKGLGIIVATASYGAISSTAAVWIGACVVTAYVIVSGVRGSAWNSVVKDLLILAIVLFLGIYLPLHYYNGFSDMFRAIDAARPGFLTFPAKGSSVTWFQSTVLLTALGFFMWPHTFGSIFTAKDERIFRRNAMVLPLYQLILLFVFFVGFAATLKVPGLKGGDIDLSLFRLSLQTFDPWFVGVIGAAGILTALVPGSMILTSASTLLANDVYRGMVSRNASDATVAKLARILVPVVALVAVGFTLQGGETIVALLLMGYSFVTQLFPAVICSLRPNNRATKQGAFCGILAGVAVVAVTTTMHLSIGQLMPFLPDALKDINIGFLALAVNIIVFAAVSAVTQPRPVEQTQASVN
- a CDS encoding class II glutamine amidotransferase; translated protein: MCRWLAYTGNPIQLETVLFNARHSLIDQSLHSRLGQTTTNGDGFGIGWYGHPTDIPFRYRCIQPAWSDRNLREAARAIRAPLFVAHIRAATDTPSQETNCHPFRYGRWLFAHNGLIRNYPSVRRDLMVAIDPELFPSIEGSTDSEVMFFLALTFGLELAPVTALERMVAFVEETAHKHGVDEPLNMTVCATDGEQIVAVRYSSEGQSRSLFHSSSFRQLHALYPDDPRIEAAGENAFLVLSEPLADLPGWWQEIPESTAVVARGGAIEQYPFKPQSA
- a CDS encoding phytochelatin synthase family protein; its protein translation is MSRDSLMRAARRLSQPEWIVAVVAAALTACAPMPPATSQAAGQPAVIQPAVQPTSRADAQATARPADGPLPVPPNLVALAQPAGQKRLTSAASNQSYWPLSQYFETQRNEAYCSVATSVMALNALGIRRPQSSQYPDFPFFSQEDFFHGIDPQVANAARVSQEGMTLDQLSSALNAFPVDVRKYHAADLSLGQFRDLVRATTGHDDRFVLLNFRRVEIGETGGGHWSPLAAYDSASDSALLLDVARYKYPAVWVPVAQLYAGALAVDSVSGISRGIVIIGKRPN
- a CDS encoding glutathione S-transferase family protein, which gives rise to MHSDSTPYVLYYSPGAASMAVHWMLIELGVAFDARLIDIDAGRQHDPAYLRLNPSGRVPTLMVDGAARHESAALLMLLAERHPDAALAPEPNSVDRAAWFEMMVYLANTILPAMRDWFYADSDGDPAGAEAVRALACRRLEGAWDKLDAHLGESHDYLIGDRLSTADFLAVMLMRWTRNMPRSALGWPNLARYIQKLRARPSFIELNAREGLTEWRNPDD
- a CDS encoding DUF3311 domain-containing protein, with amino-acid sequence MLLRVLAALPFIGILLGVPFVNRVEPLMLGMPFVLAWIVMWVVLSSIIMAIVYRLDPSNRQLAADGEEASS
- a CDS encoding VOC family protein, which translates into the protein MQPPVLRVARPTNDLHKVADFYTRGLGFEVLARFENHDGFDGVIVGRRDCPWHIEFTHQHGVTVDRAPTTEHLLVLYLPERDAWSAAVERLEALGVTACESENPYWDRQGKTFEDPDGYRIVLQNAAWG